From a single Cryptococcus neoformans var. neoformans B-3501A chromosome 3, whole genome shotgun sequence genomic region:
- a CDS encoding hypothetical protein (HMMPfam hit to RRM_1, RNA recognition motif. (a.k.a. RRM, RBD, or RNP domain), score: 39.6, E(): 8.8e-09), with the protein MYNGQPPFPGNGLPPFPPQMVPNGTMPAGFPPFAPPFPPPFPGMRPPSGPGIPSPATPGMMPSPAPMSGMQTPGMAFRPPPMGYAPRPAHPGLGSTPHGLPQPPHMPPSTPKPDVKTTKVFVGGIAPGITDETLESLLNACGPLHELKRVIGASGKPQAFGFAMFENPEVVLRCIRCLNGVELPDMTPEGRRDRKPAKKLIVKADEKTQAFLEEFESTLGRSDSDEEADASSRKSIQHIIALLTDPNAQHPDGPSAGNNGGQSPVQVVVPAHLQDLQEGDLPEEQRVAVLGQIAVFRENAAKREREKKLMEEEKERYKAMQSQGGGQRQAPSGYGYGNRGLAKQQQQAERQWGSQSASPVPWKGAGPSRYGPGERDPQAYDKPVSFVKAETTEGKAESGRTDEEEEELRRRKIQMDKDIALRDAERRVEARERTRLDALSREMNYRQTQKDLVARSRARQEELYARYDDDEYIERSERERDRRDRPDRERDVRELFYVDRPQWRARRQKFRQNEYQADLRDRQHEEDERQALERESEEFLKKQMAELAALEQSQRAQGLLTEDAAPIKLAINPSALPPPPPKEEKKHVVAPRPGVQFEGEDDDEESGRKKKGTFVRLDEEEEGDGLNEAEKRARRNARLLDVKKGVPNDRRSIWKFPVEWAAVGETLIQNKIKPFVHEKIRNFLGELDEDLADFVLEHLRDRKGADDLVDGLEPILAEDAEPFVLQLWRQLIFESLAFREGIDTGSMMI; encoded by the exons ATGTACAACGGGCAAC CTCCCTTCCCAGGCAATGGcctcccccctttccctcctcaGATGGTTCCTAACGGCACTATGCCTGCTGGCTTTCCGCCTTtcgctcctccttttccacctccttTTCCAGGTATGCGACCACCTTCAGGTCCAGGAATACCTTCTCCAGCGACTCCAGGTATGATGCCTTCTCCAGCGCCTATGTCAGGTATGCAGACTCCAGGTATGGCTTTCCGACCACCTCCAATGGGATATGCTCCTCGACCAGCCCACCCTGGTCTGGGATCGACTCCTCATGGTTTGCCGCAGCCTCCGCACATGCCTCCTAGTACACCAAAACCGGATGTAAAGACTACAAAGGTATTTGTCGGTGGCATCGCTCCAGGAATAACAGATGAGACTTTGGAGAGTTTGCTTAAT GCATGTGGACCTTTGCATGAACTTAAACGGGTTATCGGTGCGAGTGGCAAGCCTCAAGCATTCGGGTTTGCGATGTTTGAAAACCCCGAAGTCGTCTTGCGTTGTATCAGATGTTTAAACGGTGTCGAATTACCCGACATGACGCCAGAGGGTAGAAGAGACAGGAAGCCAGCGAAGAAACTGATTGTGAAAGCGGATGAGAAAACCCAGGCATTTTTGGAAGAATTTGAATCGACTTTGGGTCGAAGCGAT TCGGACGAAGAAGCGGACGCATCAAGCCGGAAATCAATTCAACACATCATCGCTCTGCTCACAGATCCCAACGCCCAACATCCCGACGGCCCTTCGGCTGGTAACAACGGTGGCCAATCTCCTGTACAAGTGGTCGTCCCAGCTCATCTCCAAGATCTCCAAGAAGGTGACCTTCCTGAAGAACAACGTGTAGCCGTCCTTGGTCAGATCGCAGTCTTCCGAGAGAATGCGgcaaagagagagagggagaaaaagttgatggaggaggaaaaagagaggTACAAAGCAATGCAGAGTCAGGGCGGTGGGCAGCGACAGGCGCCGAGTGGGTATGGTTATGGTAACCGTGGTTTGGCcaaacagcaacagcaagcGGAGAGACAGTGGGGATCACAATCCGCGAGCCCAGTACCGTGGAAAGGTGCTGGTCCAAGCCGGTATGGTCCCGGAGAGAGGGATCCTCAGGCTTACGATAAGCCAGTTTCATTTGTAAAAGCTGAGACGACGGAAGGTAAGGCGGAAAGTGGACGAactgatgaagaggaggaagagctcaggaggaggaaaattCAGATGGATAAGGATATTGCTTTGCGTGAT GCCGAGCGAAGAGTAGAAGCTCGTGAAAGGACACGACTCGACGCGCTATCCCGCGAAATGAACTACCGTCAGACCCAAAAAGATCTCGTGGCCCGCTCCCGTGCCCGACAAGAAGAGTTGTACGCCCGTtacgacgatgatgagtaTATTGAACGATCCGAGCGTGAGCGAGATCGACGAGATCGACCTGATAGGGAAAGGGATGTTCGCGAGCTGTTCTACGTTGATCGCCCTCAGTGGCGAGCGAGGAGACAAAAATTTAGGCAGAACGAATATCAAGCGGATCTGCGAGATCGTCAGcatgaagaggacgagcgTCAAGCCCTTGAGCGCGAGTCGGAAGagttcttgaagaagcagatGGCTGAACTCGCTGCTCTTGAGCAATCTCAGCGTGCTCAAGGTCTCCTCACTGAGGATGCTGCACCTATCAAGCTCGCAATCAATCCTTCTgcccttccacctcctcctccgaaggaagagaagaaacatGTCGTTGCGCCCAGGCCGGGGGTCCAGTTtgagggtgaggatgatgatgaggaaagtggtaggaagaagaagggaacgTTTGTGAggttggatgaagaagaggaaggtgatggGTTAAATGAGGCTGAGAAGAGGGCACGGAGGAATGCCAGGTTGTTGGATGTCAAGAAGGGAGTTCCCAATGACAGGAGAAGTATCTGGAAGTTCCCCGTTGAGTGGGCTGCTGTTGGTGAA ACTCTAATACAAAACAAGATCAAACCGTTCGTTCACGAAAAGATTCGAAACTTCCTTGGCGAGTTGGATGAAGATCTCGCAGACTTCGTCCTTGAGCATCTTCGTGACCGCAAGGGCGCTGATGACCTTGTTGACGGTCTTGAGCCT ATCTTGGCTGAAGACGCGGAACCCTTCGTCCTTCAATTATGGCGCCAACTTATTTTCGAAAGTTTGGCATTCAGAGAGGGTATTGACACTGGTTCTATGATGATCTAG
- a CDS encoding hypothetical protein (Match to EST gb|CF193541.1|CF193541; HMMPfam hit to ATP-synt_D, ATP synthase subunit D, score: 314.6, E(): 1.5e-91) has product MSGTGPREAIFPTRMNLTLTKGRLKGAQTGHSLLAKKRDALTTRFRQILRKVDEAKRLMGRVLQLASFSLAEVTYAAGDIGYQVQESVRKANYTVQARQENVSGVVLPAFEGVRSNDASGLSRGGQQIQKSRDTYIKAVGTLVELASLQTAFTILDEVIRATNRRVNAIEHVVIPRLENTIKYINSELDEMDREEFFRLKKVQGKKKRDAANAEQTREGENKAFEATGGELHRDEGIGGGVAGGADMLDEGKDEDVIF; this is encoded by the exons ATGTCCGGAACAGGACCCAGAGAAGCTATCTT CCCGACTCGTATGAACCTCACCCTCACGAAGGGTCGTCTCAAGGGAGCTCAGACAGGCCATTCGCTACTTGCCAAGAAGCGTGACGCTCTCACGACGCGATTCCGTCAAATCTTAAGGAAGGTCGATGAG GCCAAACGATTGATGGGTCGAGTCCTCCAACtggcctccttctccctcgcaGAAGTTACTTATGCTGCCGGAGATATCGGTTATCAGGTACAGGAATCAGTACGGAAAGCCAACTATACCGTGCAGGCTAGACAGGAAAACGTCAGCGGTGTCGTGTTACCTGCTTTTGAAGGTGTAAGAAGTAATGACGCCAGTG GTCTTAGTAGAGGTGGACAGCAGATTCAAAAGTCAAGAGATACGTACATTAAAGCAGTTGGCACTTTGGTTGAACTGGCCTCTTTACAG ACTGCATTCACAATCCTAGATGAAGTTATCCGAGCTACCAACAGGCGAGTGAATGCCATCGAACACGTTGTCATTCCCCGTCTCGAAAACACCATCAAGTACATCAACTCTGAGCTCGACGAGATGGACCGTGAGGAGTTTTTCaggctgaagaaggtgcaaggcaagaagaagagagatgcTGCAAATGCGGAACAGACAAGAGAGGGCGAGAACAAGGCTTTTGAAGCTACTGGTGGAGAATTGCACAGAGATGAAGGCATTGGAGGTGGTGTGGCTGGTGGTGCGGATATgttggatgaaggaaaggatgaggacgtCATTTTCTAG
- a CDS encoding hypothetical protein (HMMPfam hit to DUF185, Uncharacterized ACR, COG1565, score: 353.7, E(): 2.5e-103): MFISRPVAPSLRLFAKNSLQSITQNSPVRSTALFRCQSNSAVSSSSKPAAKPNELAKVIRDSIKSTGPISASRYMQFCLSHPVHGYYSKGDVFGQKGDFITSPEISQIFGELVAIWFLTRWMEVDSPTRVRIIELGPGRGTLMDDVLRTLFNFPGIAASINSVHLVENSEAMREVQSQTLTPRIKGKDVKLNWYTSIEEIPETKDEFTLFVAHEFFDAMPINVFEKTDMGWREVLIDRDPSYTPNLPTSSTPSGLRFTLSPSPTTLSTILPSTSPRFAKLPSGSRIEVSQDSYKIMHRLGQVVNQGLGGCGLVVDYGADKAFASSFRAFRKHEIVDVFEDPGNCDLTANVDFAYLRESLTGTATPLGPISQAQFLISLGLQPRLRKLLDTAPPERREAIEKGAKRLIDVLGMGSQYQVMGVVSGEPEMKEGIYPFPVKKETVESKVLRP; encoded by the exons ATGTTCATCTCAAGACCTGTTGCACCCTCATTGAGGCTTTTCGCCAAGAATAGTCTCCAAAGTATCACTCAAAATTCCCCGGTTCGGTCTACTGCCTTGTTTCGATGTCAGTCCAATTCGGCCgtatcctcttcctccaaaccAGCTGCGAAGCCCAACGAGCTGGCTAAAGTCATCCGCGACTCTATAAAG TCGACTGGACCGATCTCCGCATCCCGCTACATGCAATTCTGCCTATCCCATCCCGTCCACGGATACTATTCCAAAGGCGACGTATTTGGTCAAAAAGGAGATTTCATCACGTCTCCTGAAATAAGTCAGATATTTGGGGAGCTTGTTGCGATTTGGTTCTTGACCAGATGGATGGAAGTTGACTCTCCCACGCGGGTGCGCATAATCGAGCTTGGTCCAGGTCGAGGAACACTCATGGACGACGTCCTTCGA ACGCTATTCAACTTTCCTGGGATCGCTGCATCAATCAACAGCGTACACCTGGTGGAGAATAGTGAAGCCATGAGAGAAGTCCAATCCCAAACTCTTACTCCTAGGATAAAAGGCAAGGATGTCAAGCTCAATTGGTACACCAGTATTGAAGAGATTCCTGAGA CGAAAGACGAGTTTACTCTCTTTGTTGCTCACGAATTCTTCGACGCAATGCCCATCAACGTATTCGAAAAGACCGACATGGGCTGGCGCGAAGTTCTAATCGACAGGGATCCATCTTACACTCCCAA TCttcccacctcttccacgCCTTCAGGTCTTCGATTTACCCTCTCCCCCTCACCTACAACCCTTTCCACTATTCTTCCCTCAACCTCCCCGCGCTTCGCCAAACTCCCATCCGGCTCGCGGATCGAGGTATCCCAGGATTCATACAAGATCATGCACCGATTAGGACAAGTCGTCAATCAAGGTCTCGGCGGATGCGGACTGGTGGTGGACTACGGAGCGGACAAGGCGTTTGCTTCCAGTTTCAGA GCATTCAGGAAACACGAGATTGTGGATGTGTTTGAAGACCCTGGAAACTGTGATTTAACTGCCAACGTCGACTTTGCGTATCTCCGCGAATCGCTCACCGGTACAG CGACACCCCTCGGCCCCATCTCCCAAGCTCAATTTCTTATTTCCTTGGGCCTCCAACCCCGTCTCCGCAAGCTTCTTGACACTGCCCCACCAGAGAGACGCGAAGCTATTGAGAAAGGCGCTAAAAGGCTGATCGATGTTTTAGGCATGGGTTCGCAGTACCAAGTTATGGGCGTTGTCAGCGGCGAGCCTGAGATGAAAGAGGGCATCTATCCATTCCCGGTGAAAAAGGAGACAGTGGAGAGTAAAGTTTTGAGGCCTTAG
- a CDS encoding hypothetical protein (Match to EST gb|CF189680.1|CF189680), translated as MTSLELPLARLSISNPRLAPAGASPKSLNWDSYSNCIIKTNVTSDPASLRLQIVHDTSTLIVRDLPASDLINASITRRITHIGQQAAFRYDWPLNAGVGAKTQECFQVIFQNATDLTSLLDHLKPFFNIQTSTTKPITVTASQPTQVQAKENSSTKKRSPSKSGQKKQVANPAPIRASPKGRLAGDTRAVNKPRPTSQPSLASNPRAPKVNTLGSSPTAKSLGTDGTVPSTLSSDGPRAVTKDIGRQSPLPVHGPLAFSMNDPTMAGLKRKLLAGFDPGTTASVTMHPSQTARITGSPSHSEPQTHEATPSRSVTHKSDPESTTNESAPFNSHFPPIVPVQKPAPTFQPTSVDLITFSSPIMSSNSLPPPPGPARIVLGGSSDIEIGSECDWPVMLTEEKQREETLKRLVEEDLDVEMNPDDGSAVRKSRSQACIMFTRNLEALFL; from the exons ATGACATCTTTAGAAC TTCCCCTCGCTCGACTTAGCATCTCCAATCCTCGGCTTGCGCCAGCCGGTGCCTCCCCAAAAAGCCTGAATTGGGACTCATA TTCCAACTGTATAATTAAAACGAATGTGACCAGCGACCCAGCATCTCTCAGACTGCAGATTGTGCATGACACATCTACCTTG ATCGTTAGAGACTTACCTGCTTCAGACTTGATCAATGCTTCAATTACTCGACGTATCACGCATATTGGGCAGCAAGCTGCTTTCCGATATGATTGGCCTCTGAACGCAGGAGTCGGTGCAAAG ACGCAAGAATGCTTTCAGGTTATTTTTCAGAACGCCACCGACCTCACATCTTTATTGGACCACTTGAAGCCTTTCTTCAATATTCAAACCAGTACAACCAAACCCATCACCGTCACTGCTTCTCAGCCAACACAAGTCCAGGCCAAGGAAAACTCATCAACCAAAAAGAGGTCTCCTTCTAAGTCGGGACAAAAGAAACAAGTGGCCAACCCAGCTCCCATCAGGGCCTCACCGAAAGGAAGACTCGCAGGCGATACAAGAGCTGTCAACAAGCCTCGGCCTACTTCCCAACCAAGCTTGGCATCAAATCCTCGCGCACCGAAAGTCAACACTCTTGGATCATCGCCAACAGCCAAATCGCTCGGTACCGACGGAACGGTTCCTTCGACGTTATCATCGGATGGGCCTCGAGCTGTGACTAAGGATATCGGCAGGCAATCACCACTTCCAGTTCATGGACCATTAGCGTTTTCAATGAACGATCCCACTATGGCCGGACTCAAGAGGAAACTTTTAGCTGGATTCGACCCGGGCACTACCGCCTCTGTCACCATGCACCCTTCTCAGACCGCTAGAATCACAGGCTCTCCGTCGCATTCGGAACCTCAAACTCACGAGGCAACGCCTTCTCGTTCCGTTACTCACAAAAGTGATCCTGAGTCTACTACTAATGAGAGTGCCCCTTTTAATTCTCACTTCCCACCTATTGTCCCTGTACAAAAGCCAGCACCAACCTTCCAACCCACCTCGGTCGACCTTATAACCTTTTCCTCACCTATCATGTCTTCCaattcccttcctcccccgCCTGGCCCAGCGAGAATCGTACTGGGTGGATCAAGTGATATAGAGATTGGTAGTGAGTGTGATTGGCCAGTCAtgcttacagaggagaagcaaagagaagaaactcTAAAGAGGCTTGTGGAAGAGGATCTCGATGTAGAAATGAATCCGGATGATGGTTCTGCAGTGAGGAAATCTCGTTCTCAAGCTTGCATTATGTTTACCAGAAACCTTGAAGCATTATTCCTCTAA
- a CDS encoding hypothetical protein (Match to EST gb|CF190761.1|CF190761): MPPAQGPGQPRPLAFPFVFAVIFPLFRLLFSLTPITQPQDFNLLTPKSIDTLGDKPSALIVTAHPDDEVMFFSPTILGLIGAGWDVKGLCLSTGNSEGLGQKRKEEFIKSYEALGIPAENLEITDHPDLPDGLTTKWNTTLVSTIIQDSLFSHPVDIIVTFDPKGITSHPNHVTLPSSLALIPAERRPRVLALQSPDILPKFTGPLYIIYLHIRTLFFSPQFQRAFQFLFPSFNTFFGTENAKGTQTHVMINDLRGWAIGLKAMMAHNSQLVWYRYLYLAFSRLMWVNELVEVTY; the protein is encoded by the exons ATGCCTCCAGCTCAAGGCCCCGGCCAACCTCGCCCTTTAGCATTCCCATTCGTTTTTGCCGTCATTTTTCCTCTATTCcgcctcctcttttctctgACGCCGATAACGCAACCTCAAGACTTTAACCTTCTCACTCCAAAATCGATCGATACTTTGGGAGACAAGCCATCAGCACTCATAGTTACTGCGCACCCGGATGACGAAGTCATGTTCTTTAGCCCCACTATCCTGGGCCTGATTGGTGCAGGATGGGATGTAAAGGGATTATGTCTCTCCACTG GAAATTCAGAAGGACTAGggcaaaaaaggaaagaagagttcATCAAGAGCTATGAAGCATTGGGTATTCCAGCAGAAAATCTTGAAATTACTGATCACCC TGATCTTCCAGATGGCTTGACAACCAAATGGAATACTACACTCGTCTCCACGATCATCCAAGACAGCCTTTTCTCTCATCCTGTGGATATC ATTGTCACATTCGACCCGAAAGGTATCACCTCTCACCCCAATCACGTTacccttccatcttcactcGCCCTTATCCCGGCCGAGCGCCGTCCACGGGTACTAGCCCTTCAATCTCCTGACATCTTGCCCAAGTTCACCGGCCCTCTATACATCATATACCTCCACATTCgaaccctcttcttctctccacaGTTCCAGCGAGCATTccaattcctcttccctaGCTTCAACACCTTCTTCGGGACCGAAAATGCTAAAGGGACGCAGACGCATGTGATGATCAATGATTTGAGAGGATGGGCCATCGGTCTGAAGGCGATGATGGCGCATAATTCGCAACTTGTCTGGTACAGGTACCTTTACCTTGCTTTCTCAAGACTGATGTGGGTAAACGAGCTTGTTGAGGTTACTTATTAA